In Ignavibacteriales bacterium, a single genomic region encodes these proteins:
- a CDS encoding T9SS type A sorting domain-containing protein, whose product MNSSVQPSRTSSLYFSILFLSVLLFSYSSAQITIPQTALSNLLTVGTSINGYSSNVAPRTANIGKRGGPTVYDFSGYVFEQTGTLQVYSVGSIPALAARYPSKAVVFGPSATDIENNPIFLFGTDTIFVVGEASLTQQRRFYHNRPYEPTFVYPITYPASRTYTTTHYDTVYNVSGSIASTNVSIGSDSTSIDGFGTLKFLGRQFECLRAKVNHYTYSDKEFMFFTREGVVLVVSMASSQRDTGLVQPTGVTLLVPSSIVSVGQQAMMPAHYTLDQNYPNPFNPTTTISFNIPAQSFVSLKVFDALGREVSVLVGEELSPGTYSRQWNAVNAPSGLYFYRLQAGEYLETKKMILLR is encoded by the coding sequence ATGAACAGCTCCGTACAACCCAGTCGTACGTCCTCGTTGTACTTCTCTATCCTGTTTCTTTCGGTACTTCTGTTTTCGTATTCTTCTGCACAGATCACGATTCCGCAGACCGCACTCTCCAACCTGCTGACGGTGGGCACATCGATCAACGGGTACTCGTCGAATGTTGCACCCCGAACTGCAAACATCGGCAAGCGGGGAGGCCCAACAGTGTACGACTTCAGCGGATATGTTTTCGAGCAAACTGGGACCCTGCAAGTATACTCTGTAGGCAGTATACCGGCACTGGCAGCGCGCTATCCGTCCAAGGCAGTAGTCTTCGGACCTTCGGCGACAGACATCGAGAACAACCCCATTTTTCTTTTCGGAACTGATACGATCTTCGTTGTCGGCGAGGCTTCCTTGACTCAACAGCGGCGCTTCTACCACAACCGGCCGTACGAACCGACGTTCGTTTATCCAATCACGTATCCGGCGTCCCGAACCTACACTACCACGCACTATGATACAGTGTACAATGTGTCCGGTTCCATTGCCTCGACGAATGTCAGCATTGGTTCAGACAGCACCAGCATTGACGGATTCGGAACACTTAAATTCCTCGGTCGCCAATTCGAATGCCTGCGCGCGAAAGTGAATCATTACACTTATTCGGACAAGGAATTCATGTTTTTTACCAGGGAGGGCGTCGTCCTCGTCGTCTCGATGGCTTCCTCACAGCGAGATACGGGCCTCGTTCAACCAACTGGAGTCACGCTCCTTGTTCCATCGTCAATCGTTAGCGTAGGTCAGCAAGCTATGATGCCGGCGCACTACACACTTGACCAGAACTACCCAAACCCGTTTAATCCTACGACGACCATTTCCTTCAATATTCCGGCACAATCGTTTGTATCACTGAAGGTATTCGATGCATTGGGAAGGGAAGTGTCGGTTCTAGTTGGAGAAGAGCTCTCTCCTGGCACATACTCACGACAATG